In one window of Nocardia brasiliensis DNA:
- a CDS encoding beta-mannosidase, whose protein sequence is MATARLVAALLLGTALTGCVERGPDSVPRTPSTETVMSAPSAEAVVGRSDTTLLLRGRPWWPAGFNAPQLATKWAINIGCGAQVDLDDYFGKLPPNALTRVGIFQALAVDKSTGRLDFSAADAVFAAAQRHGQLILPVLVPQNGDCDDQVFKQRQWYVRGWTETTPVPGRTVLSTRDWIIAAVNRWRSSPVLAGWEVVGEPEPSLCGAGNCSERARSCPRDAAAVLRRFMDESGALIRSLDPHRLIFAGFIGGGQCGTAGTDFADVGMSPQIDVLEYHDYSDDDVALPGDQRDGLATRLRQARALGKPLLVAEIGMHAGSCRSLAERRDSIGASLSGQRAAGSAGALIWAFVPDPRPEECTFDVGPDDPLWSLVAERITLG, encoded by the coding sequence ATGGCGACCGCTCGACTCGTCGCGGCACTGCTGCTCGGCACGGCGCTGACCGGCTGCGTCGAGCGCGGCCCCGACTCCGTCCCGAGGACGCCGTCGACCGAGACGGTCATGAGCGCGCCGTCGGCCGAGGCCGTGGTCGGCCGCAGCGACACCACCCTGCTGCTGCGTGGCAGGCCCTGGTGGCCCGCCGGTTTCAACGCCCCGCAGCTGGCCACGAAGTGGGCGATCAACATCGGATGCGGGGCGCAGGTCGACCTGGACGACTATTTCGGCAAGCTGCCGCCGAACGCGTTGACCAGGGTCGGCATCTTCCAGGCGCTCGCGGTCGACAAATCGACCGGGCGACTGGACTTCTCCGCCGCCGACGCGGTGTTCGCGGCGGCGCAGCGGCACGGCCAGTTGATCCTGCCGGTGCTCGTCCCGCAGAACGGCGACTGCGACGACCAGGTGTTCAAGCAGCGCCAGTGGTACGTGCGCGGCTGGACCGAGACCACACCGGTCCCCGGCCGCACCGTGCTCAGCACCCGCGACTGGATCATCGCCGCGGTGAACCGCTGGCGCAGTTCGCCGGTGCTCGCGGGGTGGGAGGTCGTCGGCGAACCGGAACCGAGCCTGTGCGGCGCGGGCAACTGCTCCGAACGGGCCCGTAGCTGCCCGCGCGACGCCGCGGCGGTGCTGCGCCGGTTCATGGACGAATCCGGCGCGCTGATCCGCTCGCTCGACCCGCACCGGCTCATCTTCGCCGGCTTCATCGGTGGCGGCCAATGCGGCACGGCCGGTACCGATTTCGCCGATGTCGGGATGTCGCCGCAGATCGATGTGCTGGAGTACCACGACTACTCCGACGACGACGTCGCGTTGCCCGGCGACCAGCGCGACGGTTTGGCGACCCGGCTGCGGCAGGCCCGCGCACTCGGGAAACCGTTGCTGGTGGCCGAGATCGGTATGCACGCGGGCTCCTGCCGCAGCTTGGCCGAGCGCCGCGACAGCATCGGCGCGAGCCTGTCCGGTCAGCGGGCCGCGGGCTCGGCGGGCGCGCTGATCTGGGCGTTCGTGCCCGACCCTCGGCCCGAGGAATGCACCTTCGATGTCGGACCCGACGACCCGCTCTGGTCGCTGGTCGCCGAGCGGATCACCCTGGGCTGA
- a CDS encoding C1 family peptidase codes for MSTALVCAVGISLALPALAHAEPEKPEIAHHAFGLDRTAARDSLSRDTTVGLALPVQVGAVGAPPASYSLRQYALPAGDQGPVGSCVTWATGYTGYGILMHEQQIAGSPMAPMFIYSQIAKGNDEGTYAGVALPLEQQQGIDTKADYWQGDFDYTTQPDAAERANAAHYKLSGAKDLTKGDIVTNIKSAIAAGLPVPFGFEVRESFESLDGTNYNYNPSRGERILGGHEVTIVGYDAKGVTIENSWGPNWGNNGYFTAPWSFITGNDVNEIHSMGRLIPA; via the coding sequence TTGTCCACCGCACTCGTCTGCGCGGTGGGGATCAGCCTCGCCCTGCCCGCTCTCGCACACGCGGAACCGGAAAAGCCCGAAATCGCCCACCACGCCTTCGGGCTCGACCGGACCGCCGCGCGCGACAGCCTCAGCCGCGACACCACCGTCGGCCTGGCGCTGCCGGTGCAGGTGGGCGCGGTCGGGGCACCGCCCGCGTCGTACTCGTTGCGGCAGTACGCGTTACCCGCGGGCGATCAGGGACCGGTCGGCTCGTGCGTGACCTGGGCGACCGGCTACACCGGCTACGGCATTCTGATGCACGAGCAGCAGATCGCAGGCAGTCCGATGGCGCCGATGTTCATCTACTCGCAGATCGCGAAGGGCAACGACGAGGGCACCTACGCCGGCGTGGCACTGCCGTTGGAGCAGCAACAGGGCATAGACACCAAAGCCGACTATTGGCAGGGCGATTTCGACTACACCACCCAGCCCGACGCCGCGGAACGCGCGAACGCCGCGCACTACAAGCTGTCCGGCGCCAAGGATCTCACCAAGGGCGATATCGTCACCAATATCAAGAGCGCGATCGCCGCCGGCCTGCCGGTACCGTTCGGATTCGAGGTCAGGGAGAGTTTCGAAAGCCTCGACGGCACCAATTACAATTACAACCCGTCCCGCGGCGAGCGGATTCTCGGCGGGCACGAGGTCACCATCGTCGGCTACGACGCCAAAGGCGTGACCATCGAGAACTCCTGGGGCCCGAATTGGGGCAACAACGGATACTTCACCGCCCCATGGTCTTTCATCACGGGTAACGACGTGAACGAGATCCACTCGATGGGCAGGCTGATCCCGGCCTGA
- a CDS encoding papain-like cysteine protease family protein — MASKWKLLCAPAALCLALAVHASAAADPDAAGWAGGRSFGLVVTPGLPAVPEPRSAVFGAQTLPYLQQTQSAAQWCWAADGSSIATYLHKPISQSQYCALVHGADASGSCPDQQASLEEIAAAFRKIGFGAAVGAPLSMTKVVDEISANRPILTGIAWTAGGGHAQVIYGFDVDAGTITYGDPWPTSRRSVTQALDSYTQNPDWVWFGEDYGIAAR; from the coding sequence GTGGCATCGAAATGGAAACTGCTCTGCGCGCCCGCCGCACTGTGCCTGGCCCTCGCGGTGCACGCGAGCGCGGCCGCCGATCCGGACGCGGCCGGGTGGGCCGGGGGGCGGTCCTTCGGGTTGGTGGTGACGCCGGGACTACCGGCGGTTCCCGAACCACGCTCGGCCGTCTTCGGTGCGCAGACGTTGCCGTACCTACAGCAGACGCAGAGCGCGGCGCAGTGGTGCTGGGCGGCCGACGGTTCGTCCATCGCGACGTATCTGCACAAGCCGATCAGTCAAAGTCAGTACTGCGCACTGGTGCACGGTGCGGACGCGTCGGGCAGCTGCCCCGATCAGCAGGCGTCGCTGGAGGAGATCGCCGCAGCGTTCCGCAAGATCGGCTTCGGCGCGGCCGTCGGCGCTCCGCTGTCGATGACGAAGGTGGTCGACGAGATCTCGGCCAACCGGCCGATCCTCACCGGTATCGCGTGGACGGCGGGCGGTGGGCACGCGCAGGTGATCTACGGCTTCGACGTCGACGCGGGCACCATCACCTACGGCGACCCGTGGCCGACCTCGCGCCGCAGCGTCACGCAGGCGCTCGATTCCTACACCCAGAACCCGGACTGGGTGTGGTTCGGCGAAGACTACGGCATCGCGGCCCGATGA